The genomic interval GTAGAGCAGCAGGAACATCGAGGTCATGGAGAAGGCGAGGTTGTTGGCCGCGTCGCCGGCGGTGTAGCCCAGGTACTGTGGCAGCCGGAGCCGCCCGGTCTCGGGTGCTGCTTGCGCGGGGGCGGTGACTGCGGTCACGGCGCTTCCCTTCAGGCGGCCCGCCGTGGCGCGGGCGGGGAGGTGGACGAAGAGGGCCTGGCGGCCATGGAATCAGTCGTCGCGGCGCCAGCGGCGGCGCAGGGCCCAGGCGGCCGCCTTCGGCTGGCGGTCGCGGGTGAACACGCCCTTTTTGTTGCCGCCCACGCGCATGATGCCCGAGGTGGTCACGAAGTCGGCGAAGTTCCACACCTGCTCGCCGACGACGGCGTCGATGCGGTCGAACACGCGGTGGTTCATGTCCAGGTATTCCACCTGGTACTCCTCGGACCAGGGCTGGGGGGTGATCGCGTGCAGTCCCGGGTAGGTGTCGGCGCCGTACTCGGTGATGATGATCGGCTTGCCCTCGCCCGCCCAGCCCTTCAGCTCCTCTTCCCAGGCCAGCTCGGCGGCCTTCAGCTCGCCGGTGTTCACATACCAGCCGTAGTACCGGTTGAGCATCAGCACATCGCCGAACTGCGAGACCCGGCACTTGCCGTAGGGGGCGAGCATGACGTTGACGAAGCCGACCGGCCGGGTGGGATCGAGCTCCCTGGTCAGCTCGAACAGCGGCTTGAAGTACCGCTCGGCGCCCTCGGTGTCGGACTCGGGCTCGTTGGCGATCGACCACAGCACCACGCTCGGATGGTTCTTGTCCCGGGCCACCAGCTCGCGGATCGCCTGGGCGTGCACCTCGCGGGTCTGGTCGTTGACCGTCTCGGGCGAGTAGGTGGTGTAGCCCTGGCCGCCGAAGATCCCGCCGCCGAGCCCCATGTTCAGGCCCACCGCCGCCGTCTCGTCGATGACGACGATCCCCTGGCGGTCGGCGTAGTCGAGCACGGCCTCGGCGTAGGGATAGTGGGAGGTCCGGAAGGAGTTGGCCCCG from Actinomycetota bacterium carries:
- a CDS encoding glycoside hydrolase family 2 TIM barrel-domain containing protein — protein: AVDGTRFLINGEPFYFTGFGKHEDLPVIGKGHNDAFLVHDFELLKWIGANSFRTSHYPYAEAVLDYADRQGIVVIDETAAVGLNMGLGGGIFGGQGYTTYSPETVNDQTREVHAQAIRELVARDKNHPSVVLWSIANEPESDTEGAERYFKPLFELTRELDPTRPVGFVNVMLAPYGKCRVSQFGDVLMLNRYYGWYVNTGELKAAELAWEEELKGWAGEGKPIIITEYGADTYPGLHAITPQPWSEEYQVEYLDMNHRVFDRIDAVVGEQVWNFADFVTTSGIMRVGGNKKGVFTRDRQPKAAAWALRRRWRRDD